One genomic window of Caminibacter pacificus includes the following:
- the typA gene encoding translational GTPase TypA yields MKNIRNIAVIAHVDHGKTTLVDELLKQSNTLDARKELGERVMDSNDLEKERGITILSKNTAIRWGDYKINIIDTPGHSDFGGEVERVLKMVDGVLLLVDAQEGVMPQTKFVVKKALSLGLKPILVVNKIDKPAAEPDRVVDEVFDLFVSMGANEDQLDFPIIYAAAKNGIAKWDLEDDNEDMTPIFEAITKYIPAPAGEEDKPLQMQVFTLDYDNYVGRIGIARIFNGTVKKGEAVTLVKANGEKIPGRITKLMGFLGLDRMEIDEAKAGDIVAIAGFEALDVGDTVADKDNPVGLDPLHIEEPTISVILSVNDSPLAGTEGKNVTAPKLRDRLFKEMQTNIAMKIEELGEGKFKVSGRGELQIAILAENLRREDFEFSLSRPEVIIKEENGVKLEPYEYVVVDVPDEYSGAVIEKLGTRGGIMKNMMPLSDGTTRIEFEMPARGLIGYRGEFMTDTKGEGVLNSSFLDFRPATTKPYTRKNGALISMENGTATGYAIFNLQERGKMFIKPGDKVYNGMIVGEHSRSNDLEVNPIRGKNLTNVRASGSDEAIKLVPPVEMTLERALEWIEDDELVEVTPKSIRVRKKYLDPTERKRMSRKKDK; encoded by the coding sequence ATGAAAAACATTAGAAATATTGCGGTTATCGCTCACGTTGACCACGGTAAAACTACACTTGTAGACGAACTTCTAAAACAATCCAACACTCTTGACGCAAGAAAAGAGCTTGGTGAGAGAGTTATGGATAGTAACGATTTGGAAAAAGAAAGAGGAATTACTATTCTTTCTAAAAATACGGCAATCAGATGGGGAGATTATAAAATCAATATCATCGATACCCCGGGACACAGCGACTTTGGTGGAGAAGTCGAGAGGGTTTTAAAAATGGTTGACGGGGTACTTTTGCTTGTTGATGCGCAAGAGGGTGTAATGCCTCAAACTAAATTCGTTGTTAAAAAAGCACTTTCATTAGGGCTTAAACCTATCCTTGTAGTGAATAAAATCGACAAACCCGCAGCAGAGCCGGACAGAGTGGTGGATGAGGTTTTCGATCTTTTCGTAAGTATGGGAGCAAATGAAGACCAACTCGATTTTCCTATTATTTACGCAGCCGCTAAAAACGGAATAGCAAAATGGGATTTGGAAGACGATAATGAAGATATGACTCCGATTTTCGAAGCGATTACAAAATATATCCCTGCGCCTGCTGGTGAAGAAGACAAACCTCTTCAAATGCAAGTATTTACACTTGATTATGACAATTACGTCGGAAGAATCGGTATTGCGAGAATTTTTAACGGAACGGTAAAAAAAGGTGAAGCCGTTACTCTTGTAAAAGCCAACGGAGAGAAAATTCCCGGAAGAATTACTAAGCTTATGGGATTCTTGGGGCTTGATAGAATGGAGATTGATGAAGCAAAAGCCGGAGACATCGTAGCAATAGCTGGATTTGAAGCCCTTGATGTAGGTGATACGGTAGCGGATAAAGATAATCCTGTAGGACTTGACCCTCTACATATCGAAGAGCCGACAATCAGTGTTATTTTAAGCGTAAACGATTCGCCACTTGCCGGGACTGAGGGTAAAAACGTTACCGCTCCGAAACTAAGAGACAGATTATTTAAAGAGATGCAAACGAATATCGCAATGAAAATCGAAGAGCTTGGTGAGGGTAAATTTAAAGTTAGCGGAAGAGGGGAACTTCAAATCGCTATTTTGGCTGAGAATTTAAGAAGAGAAGATTTCGAGTTTTCTTTATCAAGACCTGAAGTTATTATTAAAGAAGAAAACGGAGTTAAGTTGGAGCCTTACGAATACGTAGTGGTTGACGTACCTGACGAGTACAGCGGTGCCGTAATTGAAAAATTAGGTACAAGAGGCGGGATTATGAAAAATATGATGCCTCTAAGCGACGGAACTACGAGAATAGAATTTGAAATGCCTGCGCGCGGACTTATCGGATATAGAGGTGAGTTTATGACCGATACTAAAGGTGAGGGTGTTTTAAACAGCTCGTTTTTAGATTTCAGACCTGCAACTACAAAACCTTACACGAGAAAAAACGGAGCTTTAATCTCTATGGAAAACGGAACAGCGACCGGGTATGCTATATTTAACCTTCAAGAGAGAGGGAAAATGTTTATTAAACCGGGAGATAAAGTATATAACGGAATGATTGTCGGAGAGCATAGCAGAAGTAACGACCTTGAAGTAAACCCTATTAGAGGTAAAAACCTCACAAACGTAAGGGCAAGCGGTAGTGACGAGGCTATTAAACTCGTACCTCCTGTAGAGATGACGCTTGAGAGAGCCTTAGAGTGGATTGAAGATGACGAGCTTGTAGAAGTTACTCCAAAATCAATTCGTGTTAGAAAAAAATATCTTGACCCTACCGAGAGAAAAAGAATGAGCAGAAAAAAAGATAAATAA
- a CDS encoding efflux RND transporter periplasmic adaptor subunit, whose product MKKILALALSVGALFAFEYATAKKETINITRDYVANVYSPKQVMVATRLMGYIKSMPVEEGDVVKKGQLLFEVDPADIYSMLNQARGAVLQAKSGVLMAEMAYADALKDYERFKNLYKNGAVSKRDFEKMTLMKNIRKKQVDMAKGMLKQAEAGLARAEAQLKYAKVTSPIDGVVTMKMKKVAEMALPGYPVVVLSDIHVLKAKSTVKESDIDKFKIGMPVNIYVPALKKSFPAEVSTIIPAGDNMTHSFVIKYTFENHQGLLPGMYAKAKIVVGKKEAVVVPFSALTTRAGIVGVFVNDNGVARFVPVKQVGQVGDNIAVTGLVGGEEVILYPPANLEDGQKIEEQ is encoded by the coding sequence ATGAAAAAAATATTAGCTTTAGCGTTAAGTGTTGGGGCGCTTTTTGCGTTTGAGTATGCCACTGCAAAAAAAGAGACTATCAATATCACAAGAGATTACGTTGCAAATGTATATTCTCCAAAGCAAGTAATGGTAGCTACTAGACTTATGGGGTATATTAAATCTATGCCCGTTGAAGAGGGTGATGTTGTAAAAAAAGGACAACTGCTTTTTGAGGTTGACCCTGCAGATATCTATTCGATGCTAAATCAAGCAAGAGGTGCCGTTTTACAAGCTAAAAGCGGTGTTTTAATGGCCGAAATGGCATATGCCGATGCATTGAAAGATTATGAAAGATTCAAAAATCTATATAAAAACGGAGCAGTTAGTAAAAGAGATTTCGAGAAAATGACTTTAATGAAAAATATCAGAAAAAAACAAGTCGATATGGCTAAAGGAATGTTAAAACAAGCAGAAGCCGGACTTGCAAGAGCCGAAGCTCAACTTAAATATGCAAAAGTAACTTCTCCGATTGACGGTGTGGTTACGATGAAAATGAAAAAAGTAGCCGAAATGGCACTACCTGGGTATCCGGTGGTAGTTCTTAGCGATATTCACGTATTAAAAGCGAAAAGTACGGTAAAAGAGAGCGATATCGATAAATTTAAAATCGGTATGCCTGTAAATATTTACGTACCTGCACTTAAAAAATCTTTCCCTGCTGAAGTTTCGACTATTATTCCGGCAGGTGATAATATGACTCATTCTTTCGTTATTAAATATACTTTTGAAAATCATCAAGGACTTTTACCTGGTATGTATGCAAAAGCAAAAATCGTAGTCGGTAAAAAAGAAGCTGTAGTCGTACCGTTTTCAGCACTTACTACAAGAGCCGGAATTGTCGGTGTTTTTGTAAACGATAACGGAGTTGCGAGATTCGTACCTGTAAAACAAGTAGGACAAGTTGGAGATAATATTGCTGTTACCGGCTTAGTCGGTGGAGAGGAAGTTATTTTATATCCGCCTGCAAACCTTGAAGACGGACAAAAAATAGAGGAGCAATAA
- a CDS encoding efflux RND transporter permease subunit has protein sequence MERLKQLKALLEAKRKELESKRNSACDINELKALEAELASLEAEIKAKEAELNAFEKEVKEKEEELKHVEEELQLNIAGKLARTFLKNPLTPVLAIVFMLMGLIAVLFTPREENPQIDVPAANVIVVYPGASSKEVQNVIVDPLERTLKAMTGVKHVYGMAMNSVGIVTVRFKIGQDKVRSMSKLYDRVMQNMDKLPKGVMPPLVKPIDIDEVPIVTLALSSDKYNDAQLYRIAQRLLSPIAEVKNVSIIGIKGGHKRQFNIIIDPEKLAAYHLSLGQIAMALTGSNKDYPLGGVEKGKVAIPVEFDGFIRNVKDVENLIVANYMGRPIYVKDIAKVVDGVDYQNKHKTTFIGGKAFYDDPKLSGKEINKFPVGKKLTQVTIFVGKKRGSNAVFVAEDVLKKVEELKKDLPKDVHIYVTRNDGEKANHAVNELIYHLFISLGIIVILLIIMLGWREALIVAFTVPLILSITLFIGMLAGQTINRITLFALILSLGLLVDSAIIVIENIHRHFEIGDKPREYAAVYATNEIGNPTNIATLAIILAFVPMFFVTGMMGPYMRPIPFNVPIAMIASLVVAYIFTPWAAVKFLPEHKKDEHHEPFDIRKTKTFKIFHGILDPLLNSTFKRAVFFTVLILALLGSMALPAFKIVLFKMLPSANKNTFNITIDLPKGSSIKATTEVSNCVASILKKEPEIHDFEQFIGISGVVDFNGLLRGTSMKQGENYGEIRVNLYPKEKGRIESSIDMVSRLRPIIQSKCSFHNANIKLVEDPPGPPVIATLLMQVFGGDEQGRLKLANYIEEIYKKTPRVVDIDIMRDRQIVKYKIIPDREKAALLGISVDQIANVLGMGLKGAVVSVAHIPSEKEQVGIFVRFDKQARDNIEALDKIKLMSITTHRLVPLKEVVKVVPVAYDGMITSKDLRPMVMVTGEMDKRGSLYALLDVFSELKDKGIPGYKIIYDGNPRLNLQAIDLKTGKKYDLIWGGEWELTFDVFRDLGSAFGVAVILIYLLMVAYYKNFRVPRIVLAAVPLTFIGVLPGHAIMNWITLAFFHSKTYFTATSMIGFIALAGIVVRNSLLLIDFTNDLIKQGRSINEAVIEAAATRFRPIILTALAIILASTVIVLDPVWQGLAVALIFGVLASTLLSVVVVPILYWRYLKSQEKKEKKVRYGMEEI, from the coding sequence ATGGAGAGACTCAAACAGCTAAAAGCTCTTTTGGAAGCGAAAAGAAAAGAGCTTGAATCGAAAAGAAATTCCGCTTGCGATATAAACGAATTAAAAGCTCTTGAAGCCGAGCTTGCTTCTTTGGAAGCCGAAATTAAAGCCAAAGAAGCGGAGCTTAACGCTTTTGAAAAAGAAGTAAAAGAAAAAGAAGAGGAATTAAAACACGTAGAAGAAGAGCTACAATTAAATATCGCGGGTAAACTTGCGAGAACTTTTCTAAAAAACCCTCTAACACCTGTTCTTGCAATAGTATTTATGCTAATGGGACTTATTGCCGTATTATTTACACCTAGAGAAGAAAACCCTCAAATCGACGTACCTGCCGCAAACGTAATAGTTGTATATCCGGGAGCGAGCTCAAAAGAAGTTCAAAACGTTATCGTCGATCCGCTTGAGAGAACTCTTAAAGCCATGACCGGTGTTAAACACGTTTACGGAATGGCTATGAACAGTGTAGGTATAGTAACCGTTAGATTTAAAATCGGTCAGGATAAAGTTAGAAGTATGTCTAAGCTTTACGATAGAGTAATGCAAAATATGGATAAACTTCCTAAAGGCGTAATGCCGCCTCTTGTAAAACCTATCGATATCGACGAAGTGCCTATTGTTACGTTGGCTTTATCGAGCGATAAATATAACGATGCACAGCTTTATAGAATAGCTCAAAGATTGTTGTCTCCTATCGCCGAAGTAAAAAATGTAAGTATTATCGGTATAAAAGGGGGACATAAAAGACAGTTTAATATTATTATAGACCCTGAAAAACTTGCGGCTTATCATCTTTCACTCGGTCAAATCGCAATGGCTCTGACAGGAAGTAATAAAGACTATCCTTTAGGAGGAGTCGAAAAAGGAAAAGTAGCTATTCCTGTAGAGTTCGACGGATTTATCAGAAACGTAAAAGATGTTGAAAATCTAATCGTTGCAAACTATATGGGAAGACCTATTTATGTAAAAGATATCGCAAAAGTTGTTGACGGAGTTGATTATCAAAACAAACACAAAACTACGTTTATAGGCGGTAAAGCTTTTTATGACGATCCTAAACTTAGCGGAAAAGAAATTAATAAATTCCCTGTAGGTAAAAAACTTACTCAAGTTACTATTTTCGTAGGTAAAAAAAGAGGAAGTAATGCCGTTTTCGTAGCTGAAGACGTTCTCAAAAAAGTAGAAGAACTTAAAAAAGACCTTCCAAAAGACGTGCATATTTACGTAACGAGAAACGACGGTGAAAAAGCAAACCATGCGGTTAACGAGCTTATTTATCACTTGTTTATTTCACTTGGGATTATCGTAATTCTTTTAATTATTATGCTCGGTTGGAGAGAAGCTTTAATCGTTGCATTTACAGTACCTTTGATTTTATCGATTACATTATTTATCGGTATGCTTGCAGGTCAGACAATTAACAGAATTACTTTATTCGCTCTTATCTTATCCTTAGGATTATTGGTCGATAGTGCGATTATCGTTATCGAAAATATTCATAGACACTTTGAAATAGGCGATAAACCAAGAGAATATGCGGCCGTATATGCGACAAACGAAATCGGAAATCCTACAAATATTGCGACTTTAGCGATTATTTTGGCTTTCGTTCCTATGTTTTTCGTAACGGGAATGATGGGTCCATATATGAGACCTATTCCGTTTAACGTGCCTATTGCTATGATAGCTTCGCTTGTTGTTGCTTATATCTTTACGCCGTGGGCAGCTGTTAAATTCTTACCGGAACACAAAAAAGACGAACATCACGAACCGTTTGATATCAGAAAAACAAAAACGTTTAAAATATTCCACGGTATTTTAGATCCGTTATTAAATTCAACGTTTAAAAGAGCGGTATTCTTTACGGTACTTATTTTGGCGCTTCTTGGAAGTATGGCATTGCCTGCGTTTAAAATCGTACTTTTCAAAATGCTTCCGAGTGCGAATAAAAATACTTTCAACATAACTATAGACTTACCAAAAGGTAGTTCGATTAAAGCTACTACGGAAGTTAGTAATTGTGTGGCGAGTATCTTAAAAAAAGAGCCTGAAATTCACGATTTCGAGCAATTTATCGGTATAAGTGGAGTTGTTGATTTTAACGGGTTACTTAGAGGTACTTCTATGAAACAAGGCGAAAATTACGGAGAAATTAGAGTAAATCTCTATCCTAAAGAAAAAGGAAGAATCGAAAGTTCAATCGATATGGTTAGTAGATTAAGACCTATTATTCAAAGTAAATGTAGTTTTCATAATGCTAATATTAAACTTGTAGAAGACCCTCCTGGACCACCTGTAATTGCGACACTATTAATGCAAGTATTCGGTGGTGACGAGCAAGGAAGACTAAAACTTGCGAATTACATAGAAGAAATTTACAAAAAAACACCAAGAGTTGTCGATATCGATATTATGAGAGATAGACAAATCGTAAAATATAAGATTATTCCTGATAGAGAAAAAGCGGCACTTCTTGGAATTAGCGTAGATCAAATTGCAAATGTTTTAGGAATGGGATTAAAAGGAGCGGTTGTAAGTGTAGCTCATATTCCAAGTGAAAAAGAGCAAGTGGGAATATTCGTAAGATTTGACAAACAAGCAAGAGATAATATCGAGGCTCTTGATAAAATCAAACTTATGTCTATAACGACTCATAGATTAGTACCGTTAAAAGAAGTGGTAAAAGTAGTGCCTGTAGCGTATGACGGTATGATTACAAGCAAAGACTTAAGACCTATGGTTATGGTAACGGGAGAAATGGATAAAAGAGGTAGTTTATATGCACTTCTTGATGTATTTAGTGAACTTAAAGATAAAGGAATTCCTGGATATAAAATTATTTATGACGGAAATCCGAGACTAAATCTTCAAGCAATCGACCTTAAAACAGGTAAAAAATACGACCTTATTTGGGGAGGTGAGTGGGAGCTTACATTCGACGTATTTAGAGACTTAGGTAGCGCGTTTGGTGTAGCGGTAATCCTTATTTATCTATTGATGGTAGCTTATTATAAAAACTTCAGAGTACCGAGAATCGTTCTTGCGGCGGTACCTTTAACATTTATCGGGGTGCTTCCTGGGCATGCGATTATGAACTGGATTACGTTGGCGTTTTTCCATTCAAAAACATACTTTACCGCAACAAGTATGATCGGATTTATTGCGCTTGCGGGTATTGTTGTTAGAAACTCACTATTACTAATTGACTTTACAAACGATTTAATAAAACAAGGAAGAAGTATAAACGAAGCTGTAATCGAAGCGGCGGCAACGAGATTCAGACCGATTATTTTAACCGCACTTGCTATTATTTTGGCATCTACGGTTATCGTACTCGATCCGGTATGGCAAGGACTAGCGGTAGCATTAATTTTCGGAGTTTTAGCTTCAACACTACTTTCTGTCGTAGTTGTGCCGATATTGTATTGGAGATATTTAAAATCACAAGAGAAAAAAGAGAAAAAAGTAAGATACGGTATGGAGGAAATTTAA
- a CDS encoding TolC family protein produces the protein MKKFLLLSAALSSMLLAKTITFDEALKEALSNNLELKAKKLNIDKAKADLKQAKGMDWGKLTFSEEISRTNNAMYVFGMKLESREATFRDFGFADFLGGVAQVLQASPDYDTFKSYMTNPAMAAQLLNTAPKDLNYPGSRTNFKTKFVYEVPLFTGYKLTYAKEMAKLQIKANKYKYAHDKNKLAIEVLKAYNGAVAAKSFVNALETAKKTTTSFINMISAFYKNGMATKTDLLEAKKRDNEVNAMLIEAKNKYKLALAYLRFLTDDNEISDVGDFKIIIPQNASLKELQKIALQNRNDLKWMKSNLKTMEKKVKFDKADKYPMVGAHLEYGWNDNALNNISADKDYYLIAAGLKWNILDKSTDAKVEKSKIEANQVALYYGYMKKGIKLDVEQKYLDYKAKKAVVNEKLTNKELAEEILKKYTYMYKQGMINITILLMKEAEARKARAELIKARYDEALAAAKLKEALGDLVKESK, from the coding sequence ATGAAAAAATTCTTATTACTCTCAGCCGCTTTGTCAAGTATGCTTTTAGCAAAAACTATAACGTTTGATGAGGCGTTAAAGGAAGCTTTAAGCAACAACCTGGAATTAAAAGCTAAAAAGCTTAATATTGACAAAGCAAAAGCTGATTTAAAGCAAGCAAAAGGTATGGACTGGGGGAAGCTTACTTTCTCTGAAGAAATCAGCAGAACCAATAACGCAATGTATGTGTTCGGAATGAAGCTCGAAAGCCGTGAAGCAACTTTTAGAGATTTCGGATTTGCGGATTTTTTAGGAGGAGTAGCTCAAGTTCTTCAAGCATCTCCTGATTATGATACGTTTAAAAGTTATATGACGAATCCTGCTATGGCTGCACAATTATTAAATACTGCGCCTAAAGATTTGAATTATCCGGGGAGCAGAACGAATTTTAAGACTAAATTCGTGTATGAAGTGCCGCTTTTTACGGGATATAAGCTAACATATGCAAAAGAGATGGCTAAACTTCAAATAAAAGCGAACAAATATAAATACGCACACGATAAAAATAAACTCGCTATCGAAGTTTTAAAAGCGTACAACGGAGCGGTCGCCGCTAAAAGTTTTGTAAATGCACTTGAGACCGCTAAAAAAACAACAACTTCTTTTATAAATATGATTAGTGCGTTTTATAAAAACGGAATGGCTACTAAAACCGATCTTTTAGAGGCAAAAAAAAGAGATAATGAAGTAAACGCAATGCTAATAGAAGCCAAAAACAAATATAAATTGGCGCTTGCATATTTGAGATTTTTGACTGACGATAATGAAATTAGCGATGTAGGGGATTTTAAAATTATTATTCCTCAAAACGCTTCTTTAAAAGAACTTCAAAAAATCGCTCTTCAAAACAGAAACGACTTGAAATGGATGAAGAGCAATTTAAAAACTATGGAGAAAAAAGTAAAATTCGATAAAGCCGATAAATATCCGATGGTCGGAGCTCATCTTGAGTACGGATGGAACGATAACGCTTTAAATAACATTTCGGCGGATAAAGATTATTATCTAATTGCTGCCGGACTTAAATGGAATATTTTGGATAAATCTACCGATGCTAAGGTAGAAAAAAGTAAAATCGAAGCGAATCAAGTCGCTTTGTATTACGGATATATGAAAAAAGGTATCAAACTTGATGTTGAGCAAAAATATTTAGATTACAAAGCGAAAAAAGCCGTAGTTAATGAAAAACTTACAAATAAAGAATTAGCCGAAGAAATCCTAAAAAAATACACTTATATGTATAAGCAAGGGATGATAAACATTACGATCTTACTTATGAAAGAAGCGGAAGCTAGAAAAGCCAGAGCCGAACTGATAAAAGCAAGATATGACGAAGCGCTTGCCGCTGCGAAACTAAAAGAAGCACTTGGAGATTTAGTAAAGGAGAGTAAATGA
- a CDS encoding flagellar hook-length control protein FliK translates to MIEALLKITENQEIKGLSKTNENFLLKLFDESEDKNQFLNLLKSLNISKEDLKEILKKLPQKDKEKFEKIISLFENQKPKIKTTAEPKKEKKVTSISDLLENTQIQPQTQKIEISEFEVKTKEKNYKKVEIIKKQLKSVFEKENIKLSKTEIKEFKKIKSLKELITFANKKGLNIEKVKISKDIQKYTISKNAPQKNPEPIVVSNLPKPKINLSQKTKPLNPTQTINTKTKKSPISEIVSKHIKTQQIQPQNEHIKISKEPKISQKISLETLLNDKPQEKKEKKHDSINQTIAQSVQTQIKHDIIKAKQSIQKFSNDLHEAIKDYKPPLSKISIEMNPKDLGKVEVTLIHRGENLQIKINSNTTQTLNFIQTHQNELKQNLINMGYSEVNMSFNTNQQNQQQHQRQNQQKYKQTQDNLEEIVIEVPYTYA, encoded by the coding sequence ATGATAGAGGCACTGCTAAAAATCACCGAAAATCAAGAGATTAAAGGCTTAAGTAAAACAAACGAAAATTTTTTACTGAAACTTTTTGATGAAAGCGAAGATAAAAATCAATTTCTCAATTTACTAAAATCTCTAAACATCTCAAAAGAGGATTTAAAAGAGATACTAAAAAAACTTCCGCAAAAAGACAAAGAAAAATTCGAAAAAATAATCTCTCTTTTCGAAAATCAAAAGCCCAAAATCAAAACCACTGCCGAACCAAAAAAAGAAAAAAAAGTCACTTCCATAAGCGACCTTTTGGAAAACACTCAAATCCAACCTCAAACACAAAAAATAGAAATATCCGAATTTGAAGTCAAAACAAAAGAAAAAAATTACAAAAAAGTAGAGATAATAAAAAAACAACTAAAAAGCGTTTTTGAAAAAGAAAACATAAAATTATCGAAAACGGAAATAAAAGAGTTTAAAAAAATAAAATCTCTAAAAGAGTTAATAACTTTTGCCAACAAAAAAGGTCTGAATATCGAAAAAGTAAAAATATCAAAAGATATTCAAAAATACACAATCTCAAAAAACGCACCTCAAAAAAACCCTGAGCCTATCGTTGTTTCAAACTTGCCAAAGCCTAAAATAAACCTATCTCAAAAAACAAAACCTCTAAACCCGACACAAACTATAAATACGAAAACAAAAAAATCTCCTATTTCGGAAATTGTCTCAAAACATATAAAAACCCAACAAATACAACCTCAAAACGAGCATATCAAAATATCAAAAGAGCCTAAAATCTCCCAAAAAATATCTCTTGAAACTCTATTAAACGACAAACCTCAAGAAAAGAAAGAAAAAAAACACGACTCCATAAACCAAACAATAGCCCAAAGCGTACAAACACAAATAAAACACGACATAATAAAAGCGAAACAATCGATCCAAAAATTCTCAAACGACTTACATGAAGCGATAAAAGATTACAAACCGCCTCTATCCAAAATATCTATAGAAATGAACCCTAAAGATTTGGGTAAAGTGGAAGTGACTCTGATTCATAGAGGGGAAAATCTACAAATAAAAATCAATTCAAACACCACCCAAACCCTAAATTTCATCCAAACGCATCAAAACGAACTGAAACAAAACCTTATTAATATGGGATATAGCGAAGTAAATATGAGCTTTAATACCAATCAACAAAATCAACAGCAACACCAAAGACAAAACCAACAAAAATACAAACAAACTCAAGACAATTTAGAAGAAATAGTAATCGAAGTTCCTTACACATACGCTTAG